The following are from one region of the Salvia hispanica cultivar TCC Black 2014 chromosome 1, UniMelb_Shisp_WGS_1.0, whole genome shotgun sequence genome:
- the LOC125220508 gene encoding G-type lectin S-receptor-like serine/threonine-protein kinase B120 gives MSRNCFLFGRRSFRIFANEESSIKQNLSLKPPSSSKSPSQLLKITPFEMGSRHFRYFFWLSLLTCHFYSVFISAGNRIPMGLSVVDGGATIISAGERFELGFFSPNGSRFRYVGIWHYGISVQPVVWVANRDKPLSGNDGVLSMADDGNLQIKGGDGVIVWSSNASSSSPNSTAILLDTGNLAIFPTPNSKKMLWQSFYNPTDTYLPDMEAHMDAAGGELKIFHSWKSAIDPSPGNYTLGLDPRGSPQIVIWEGENRRWRSGHWNGISFIGVTDVRTIYLSGFRLTNLGNGKLFFTYTPSGDSSFVKFQIDWEGVERQEAWSNGEWRVVQAHPVDDCDRYNRCGPFGVCDRMDGMRCRCMEGFAVDDGGQWCKRRARLQCGVAEGVGNDGFGEVEGVKLPDFVDYVGLESAKECERRCLHNCSCTGYAFVSGINCMIWTGDLVDVERFVEGGNTLFVRLAASELGETKRAYRAVIITAAVVGSFLLFIAGWLFLQRRRKRGVVTETNEVPKVGPSRECSIDYSGPSDLGVEGQQGNGTELALYSFNSLVAATDNFSDDNKLGQGGFGHVYKGVLPDGQEIAVKRLSRKSGQGLQEFKNEVMLIAKLQHRNLVRLLGCCIQGEENILLYEYMPNKSLDSYLFDPDKKPQLDWSKRFSIITGIARGLLYLHRDSRLRIIHRDLKVSNILLDEEMNPKISDFGMARIFGGNQNEANTNIVVGTYGYMAPEYAMEGLFSLKSDVYSFGVLLLEIITGQRNASYRSTDFSNMVAYAWDLWDKGRAIELLDSSIRESSLQEQVLRCIHVGMLCVQDVAANRPNMPAVLLMLEGENVALPLPRQPTFTSMRYNLDEDMWNVNQDAASSNNVTITAILGR, from the exons ATGTCAAGGAACTGCTTTTTGTTTGGGCGGCGGAGTTTTCGGATTTTTGCTAACGAAGAATCTTCAATCAAACAAAACCTCTCATTAAAACCACCTTCTTCCTCCAAATCACCCTCTCAACTTCTCAAAATCACACCTTTTGAAATGGGCTCTCGTCATTTCAGATATTTCTTCTGGTTATCGTTACTAACGTGCCATTTCTACTCCGTTTTCATCTCCGCCGGAAATAGAATTCCGATGGGTTTATCAGTCGTAGACGGCGGCGCCACTATAATCTCCGCCGGAGAGAGATTCGAATTGGGATTTTTTAGCCCTAACGGCTCCCGATTCCGCTACGTGGGGATTTGGCACTACGGAATCTCAGTTCAACCAGTGGTGTGGGTCGCAAACAGAGACAAACCGCTATCAGGAAACGACGGCGTTTTATCCATGGCTGACGACGGCAATTTGCAGATCAAAGGCGGCGACGGTGTGATTGTTTGGTCGAGCAATGCCTCTTCCTCATCGCCTAATTCGACGGCGATTCTATTGGATACCGGAAATCTCGCGATTTTCCCAACCCCAAACTCGAAGAAAATGCTCTGGCAGAGTTTCTACAATCCCACTGATACTTATTTGCCGGACATGGAAGCTCACATGGACGCCGCCGGCGGAGAGCTCAAAATTTTCCATTCGTGGAAATCCGCAATTGATCCTTCACCGGGGAATTATACATTAGGATTGGACCCTCGCGGATCTCCGCAGATTGTGATTTGGGAAGGGGAGAATCGACGGTGGAGAAGCGGCCATTGGAATGGAATCTCATTCATCGGCGTTACAGACGTCAGGACGATTTACCTCTCCGGTTTTCGCCTCACGAATTTGGGAAATGGGAAGCTGTTCTTCACCTACACCCCTTCCGGAGATTCCTCATTTGTGAAGTTTCAGATTGATTGGGAGGGGGTTGAGAGGCAGGAGGCGTGGAGCAATGGCGAGTGGCGCGTTGTGCAGGCTCACCCTGTCGACGACTGCGATAGGTACAACCGGTGTGGGCCGTTTGGCGTGTGTGATCGGATGGATGGGATGAGGTGTCGTTGTATGGAGGGGTTCGCGGTTGATGATGGCGGGCAGTGGTGTAAAAGGAGGGCTCGTTTGCAGTGTGGGGTGGCTGAGGGCGTTGGGAACGACGGATTTGGGGAGGTTGAGGGCGTGAAGCTGCCCGACTTTGTGGATTATGTCGGGTTAGAAAGCGCGAAGGAGTGCGAAAGGAGGTGTTTGCACAACTGTTCTTGCACTGGATATGCTTTTGTTAGTGGGATTAATTGTATGATATGGACCGGAGACTTGGTTGATGTTGAGCGGTTCGTGGAGGGCGGGAACACTTTGTTCGTTCGCCTCGCTGCCTCAGAATTGG GTGAAACGAAGCGTGCTTATAGAGCAGTCATTATCACAGCCGCAGTTGTTGGGTCGTTCCTTTTATTTATCGCGGGTTGGCTTTTCCTGCAGAGACGAAGAAAACGTGGCG TGGTTACAGAAACGAACGAAGTGCCCAAAGTTGGTCCGAGCAGAGAATGTTCGATCGATTACTCTGGACCAAGTGATCTTGGAGTTGAAGGACAGCAAGGGAATGGAACTGAACTAGCACTGTACAGTTTCAACTCCTTGGTAGCAGCTACCGACAACTTTTCTGACGATAATAAGCTCGGACAAGGAGGATTCGGTCATGTATACAAG GGTGTACTACCGGACGGGCAGGAGATAGCAGTGAAGAGGCTCTCGCGAAAATCTGGCCAGGGGCTACAGGAGTTCAAGAATGAAGTTATGCTGATTGCTAAGCTACAGCACAGGAATCTTGTTAGACTGTTGGGCTGCTGCATTCAGGGAGAAGAAAACATTCTGCTTTACGAGTACATGCCCAACAAAAGCCTCGATTCGTATCTCTTTG ATCCTGATAAGAAGCCCCAGCTAGACTGGAGTAAACGATTCAGCATTATCACGGGGATTGCACGAGGGCTTCTGTATCTGCACCGCGACTCAAGGCTTAGGATAATACACAGGGACCTAAAAGTCAGCAACATCTTGCTGGATGAAGAGATGAACCCAAAGATCTCGGATTTTGGCATGGCCAGAATATTCGGAGGGAACCAAAACGAAGCGAACACAAACATTGTCGTTGGAACATA TGGCTACATGGCACCTGAGTATGCTATGGAGGGCTTGTTTTCCCTCAAGTCGGACGTTTATAGCTTTGGCGTACTTCTCTTGGAGATCATAACCGGTCAAAGAAACGCTAGCTACCGCTCAACGGACTTCTCAAATATGGTTGCATAT GCGTGGGATCTTTGGGACAAAGGGAGAGCGATCGAGCTGCTGGATTCTTCAATCCGGGAATCGAGCTTGCAGGAACAAGTGCTGAGATGCATTCATGTCGGGATGCTGTGCGTGCAAGACGTTGCTGCAAACAGGCCAAACA